From Lepus europaeus isolate LE1 chromosome 3, mLepTim1.pri, whole genome shotgun sequence, a single genomic window includes:
- the SLC22A7 gene encoding solute carrier family 22 member 7 isoform X2, which yields MGFEELLEQVGGFGPFQLRNLALLALPRILLPLHFLLPVFLAAVPAHRCALPGTPANLSFQDAWLDAYLPREADGTFSSCLRFTHPQAVPNITLGREGRSPGDLQGNRSSVPCTQGWEYDRSEFSSTIATEWDLVCEQKGLSRAASTFFFVGVLVGAVAFGYLSDRFGRRRLLLVAYVSALVLGLASVASVSYVMFAITRTLTGSALAGFTIIVMPLELEWLDVEHRIVAGVLSSTFWTGGVMLLALVGYLIRDWRWLLLAVTLPLAPGILSLWWVPESARWLLTQGRVEEAQRYLLRCARLNGRPVPQDGLSREALSEVAARERVVRRPSYFDLFRTPRIRHISLCCMVVWFGVNFSYYGQSLAVSGLGLNVYQTQLLFGAVELPSKLLVYLSVRHAGRRLTQAGTLLGAALALGIRLLVASERSSWSTALAVMGKGFSEAAFTTAYLFTSELYPTVLRQTGMGLTALVGRLGGSLAPLAALLDGVWLPLPKLAYGGIALLAACTALLLPETRRAQLPETIQDVERKSLQDEEMAMKQVQT from the exons ATGGGCTTTGAGGAGCTGCTGGAGCAAGTGGGCGGCTTCGGGCCCTTCCAGCTGCGGAATctggccctgctggccctgccccgaATTCTGCTGCCCCTGCACTTCCTCCTGCCCGtcttcctggctgctgtgcctgcCCACCGCTGCGCCCTGCCTGGCACACCTGCCAACCTCAGCTTCCAGGATGCGTGGCTGGATGCCTATCTGCCCCGGGAGGCTGACGGCACGTTCAGCTCCTGCCTCCGCTTCACCCACCCCCAGGCTGTCCCCAACATCACCCTGGGGAGAGAGGGACGCAGCCCTGGGGACCTGCAGGGCAACCGCTCCAGCGTGCCCTGCACCCAGGGCTGGGAGTACGACCGCTCGGAGTTCTCCTCCACCATTGCAACCGAG TGGGACCTCGTGTGTGAGCAGAAAGGTCTGAGCAGGGCTGCATCCACCTTCTTCTTCGTCGGCGTGCTGGTGGGGGCTGTGGCCTTTGGATACCTGTCTGACAG GTTTGGGCGGCGGCGCCTGCTGCTGGTGGCCTATGTGAGTGCCCTGGTGCTGGGCCTGGCCTCTGTAGCCTCCGTCAGCTATGTCATGTTCGCCATCACGCGCACGCtcactggctcagccctggctggcttCACCATCATCGTGATGCCCCTGG agctggagtggctggacgTGGAGCACCGCATTGTGGCAGGCGTCCTTAGCAGCACCTTCTGGACAGGAGGCGTGATGCTGCTGGCACTGGTCGGGTACCTGATCCGGGACTGGCGATGGCTTCTGCTggctgtcaccctgcctttagCCCCAGGCATTctcagcctctg GTGGGTGCCGGAGTCTGCACGCTGGCTTCTGACCCAGGGCCGAGTGGAGGAGGCTCAGCGGTACCTGCTCCGCTGTGCCAGGCTCAACGGCCGACCCGTGCCTCAGGACGGTCTGAGCAGAGAG GCCCTGAGCGAAGTGGCCGCTAGGGAACGGGTGGTCCGCAGACCCTCATACTTTGACCTGTTCCGCACGCCCAGGATCCGGCACATCTCCCTGTGCTGCATGGTGGTGTG GTTTGGCGTGAACTTCTCCTATTACGGCCAGAGTCTGGCTGTGTCGGGGCTGGGGCTGAacgtgtatcagacgcagctgcTGTTCGGGGCGGTGGAGCTGCCCTCCAAGCTCCTGGTCTACCTGTCAGTGCGCCACGCCGGACGCCGCCTCACGCAGGCCGGGACGCTGCTGGGcgcggccctggccctgggcatcAGACTGCTGGTGGCCTCCG AGAGGAGCTCCTGGAGCACCGCCCTAGCGGTGATGGGCAAGGGTTTCTCTGAAGCCGCTTTCACTACCGCCTACCTGTTCACTTCGGAGTTGTACCCCACGGTGCTCAG ACAGACAGGAATGGGGCTGACTGCGCTGGTGGGCCGGCTGGGGGGCTCTCTGGCCCCACTGGCAGCCTTGCTGGATGGAGTGTGGCTGCCGCTGCCCAAGCTTGCGTACGGGGGCATAGCCCTGCTGGCTGCCTGCACCGCCCTCCTGCTGCCAGAGACCAGGCGGGCACAGCTGCCAGAGACCATCCAGGATGTGGAGAGAAAAAG TCTTCAGGATGAAGAGATGGCCATGAAGCAGGTGCAGACCTGA
- the SLC22A7 gene encoding solute carrier family 22 member 7 isoform X1, translated as MGFEELLEQVGGFGPFQLRNLALLALPRILLPLHFLLPVFLAAVPAHRCALPGTPANLSFQDAWLDAYLPREADGTFSSCLRFTHPQAVPNITLGREGRSPGDLQGNRSSVPCTQGWEYDRSEFSSTIATEWDLVCEQKGLSRAASTFFFVGVLVGAVAFGYLSDRFGRRRLLLVAYVSALVLGLASVASVSYVMFAITRTLTGSALAGFTIIVMPLELEWLDVEHRIVAGVLSSTFWTGGVMLLALVGYLIRDWRWLLLAVTLPLAPGILSLWWVPESARWLLTQGRVEEAQRYLLRCARLNGRPVPQDGLSREALSEVAARERVVRRPSYFDLFRTPRIRHISLCCMVVWFGVNFSYYGQSLAVSGLGLNVYQTQLLFGAVELPSKLLVYLSVRHAGRRLTQAGTLLGAALALGIRLLVASERSSWSTALAVMGKGFSEAAFTTAYLFTSELYPTVLRENEGLLFTHRQTGMGLTALVGRLGGSLAPLAALLDGVWLPLPKLAYGGIALLAACTALLLPETRRAQLPETIQDVERKSLQDEEMAMKQVQT; from the exons ATGGGCTTTGAGGAGCTGCTGGAGCAAGTGGGCGGCTTCGGGCCCTTCCAGCTGCGGAATctggccctgctggccctgccccgaATTCTGCTGCCCCTGCACTTCCTCCTGCCCGtcttcctggctgctgtgcctgcCCACCGCTGCGCCCTGCCTGGCACACCTGCCAACCTCAGCTTCCAGGATGCGTGGCTGGATGCCTATCTGCCCCGGGAGGCTGACGGCACGTTCAGCTCCTGCCTCCGCTTCACCCACCCCCAGGCTGTCCCCAACATCACCCTGGGGAGAGAGGGACGCAGCCCTGGGGACCTGCAGGGCAACCGCTCCAGCGTGCCCTGCACCCAGGGCTGGGAGTACGACCGCTCGGAGTTCTCCTCCACCATTGCAACCGAG TGGGACCTCGTGTGTGAGCAGAAAGGTCTGAGCAGGGCTGCATCCACCTTCTTCTTCGTCGGCGTGCTGGTGGGGGCTGTGGCCTTTGGATACCTGTCTGACAG GTTTGGGCGGCGGCGCCTGCTGCTGGTGGCCTATGTGAGTGCCCTGGTGCTGGGCCTGGCCTCTGTAGCCTCCGTCAGCTATGTCATGTTCGCCATCACGCGCACGCtcactggctcagccctggctggcttCACCATCATCGTGATGCCCCTGG agctggagtggctggacgTGGAGCACCGCATTGTGGCAGGCGTCCTTAGCAGCACCTTCTGGACAGGAGGCGTGATGCTGCTGGCACTGGTCGGGTACCTGATCCGGGACTGGCGATGGCTTCTGCTggctgtcaccctgcctttagCCCCAGGCATTctcagcctctg GTGGGTGCCGGAGTCTGCACGCTGGCTTCTGACCCAGGGCCGAGTGGAGGAGGCTCAGCGGTACCTGCTCCGCTGTGCCAGGCTCAACGGCCGACCCGTGCCTCAGGACGGTCTGAGCAGAGAG GCCCTGAGCGAAGTGGCCGCTAGGGAACGGGTGGTCCGCAGACCCTCATACTTTGACCTGTTCCGCACGCCCAGGATCCGGCACATCTCCCTGTGCTGCATGGTGGTGTG GTTTGGCGTGAACTTCTCCTATTACGGCCAGAGTCTGGCTGTGTCGGGGCTGGGGCTGAacgtgtatcagacgcagctgcTGTTCGGGGCGGTGGAGCTGCCCTCCAAGCTCCTGGTCTACCTGTCAGTGCGCCACGCCGGACGCCGCCTCACGCAGGCCGGGACGCTGCTGGGcgcggccctggccctgggcatcAGACTGCTGGTGGCCTCCG AGAGGAGCTCCTGGAGCACCGCCCTAGCGGTGATGGGCAAGGGTTTCTCTGAAGCCGCTTTCACTACCGCCTACCTGTTCACTTCGGAGTTGTACCCCACGGTGCTCAG AGAGAATGAGGGCCTGCTGTTTACCCACAG ACAGACAGGAATGGGGCTGACTGCGCTGGTGGGCCGGCTGGGGGGCTCTCTGGCCCCACTGGCAGCCTTGCTGGATGGAGTGTGGCTGCCGCTGCCCAAGCTTGCGTACGGGGGCATAGCCCTGCTGGCTGCCTGCACCGCCCTCCTGCTGCCAGAGACCAGGCGGGCACAGCTGCCAGAGACCATCCAGGATGTGGAGAGAAAAAG TCTTCAGGATGAAGAGATGGCCATGAAGCAGGTGCAGACCTGA
- the CRIP3 gene encoding cysteine-rich protein 3 → MSWTCPRCQQPVFFAEKVSSLGKNWHRFCLKCERCHSVLSPGGHAEHNGRPYCHKPCYGALFGPRGVNIGGVGSYLYNPPAPTPASATPLSPSSFSPPRPRTGLPQGKKSPPHMKMFTGETSLCPGCGEPVYFAEKVMSLGRNWHRPCLRCQRCRKTLTAGSHAEHDGVPYCHIPCYGYLFGPKGVNIGDVGCYVYDPVDVKSK, encoded by the exons ATGAGCTGGACTTGCCCGCGTTGCCAGCAACCTGTGTTCTTCG CTGAGAAGGTGAGCTCCCTGGGCAAGAACTGGCACCGCTTCTGCCTGAAATGTGAGCGCTGCCACAGCGTCCTGTCCCCTGGCGGGCATGCAGAG CACAATGGGAGGCCATACTGTCACAAGCCATGCTACGGGGCTCTCTTCGGACCCAGGG GGGTGAACATTGGTGGTGTGGGCTCGTACCTCTACAACCCGCCCGCTCCCACCCCTGCCAGCGCCACACCCCTCAGCCCCAGCAGCTTCAGCCCTCCCAGGCCAAGGACAGGCCTCCCGCAAGGCAAGAAAA GCCCTCCCCACATGAAGATGTTCACGGGGGAGACCTCGCTGTGCCCTGGCTGTGGGGAGCCCGTCTATTTTG CTGAGAAGGTGATGTCTTTGGGCAGAAATTGGCACCGACCCTGTCTGCGGTGCCAGCGCTGCCGGAAGACCCTGACGGCCGGGAGTCACGCCGAG CACGACGGCGTCCCCTACTGCCACATCCCCTGCTACGGCTACCTGTTTGGCCCCAAAG GCGTGAACATCGGTGATGTGGGCTGCTACGTCTATGACCCTGTGGACGTAAAATCCAAATGA